The proteins below are encoded in one region of Clostridium fermenticellae:
- a CDS encoding MraY family glycosyltransferase, protein MDNLYILAAFAVVFSALFTPIVKRIAISINVIDVPKDDRRVHKKPIPLLGGLAIYFSFIFTIILKAGALTSQEKGIIIGATIIVIGGFLDDKFDLKPWQKLLFQLGASIALILYGVMIFRITNPIANSNLYINVKVFSIPLTIIWVVGITNALNLIDGLDGLAAGVAFISCITILIIALLNSRIEASVLTSILAGSILGFLPYNFNPASIFMGDTGAQLLGFLLAAISIEGAVKSAAAFAIAVPILALGIPIYDTLFAVIRRKINGKPIMQADKGHLHHRLLAMGLSQKQVVMIMYFISAVLGTFAVIAMQVNSQRSYFLLLIVMIILIITAWKCGFFKHRE, encoded by the coding sequence ATGGATAATTTATATATTTTGGCAGCTTTCGCAGTAGTATTTTCTGCACTGTTCACTCCCATAGTTAAAAGAATTGCTATATCAATAAATGTAATTGATGTACCAAAGGATGATAGAAGAGTGCATAAAAAACCAATTCCATTACTTGGAGGACTAGCGATCTATTTTTCTTTTATATTTACAATTATTTTAAAAGCAGGAGCACTTACATCTCAAGAAAAGGGAATAATTATAGGAGCTACTATAATAGTTATAGGTGGTTTTTTAGATGACAAATTTGATTTAAAACCATGGCAAAAACTATTATTTCAGCTTGGGGCATCAATAGCGCTGATACTATATGGAGTAATGATATTTCGTATAACTAATCCTATAGCGAATTCTAATCTATATATAAATGTAAAAGTATTTTCTATACCACTTACTATTATATGGGTAGTTGGAATTACAAATGCTCTTAATCTTATCGATGGACTTGATGGTCTGGCAGCTGGAGTAGCATTTATATCATGTATAACAATACTTATAATAGCATTATTAAATTCAAGAATAGAAGCTTCTGTACTTACTAGCATATTAGCTGGTTCTATTTTAGGATTTTTGCCTTATAATTTCAACCCGGCATCTATATTTATGGGGGATACTGGGGCACAACTATTAGGATTTTTATTAGCAGCAATATCAATAGAAGGGGCCGTTAAATCTGCTGCAGCATTTGCTATAGCAGTTCCAATTCTCGCACTTGGCATACCAATCTATGATACACTTTTTGCTGTAATAAGAAGAAAGATAAATGGTAAACCGATAATGCAGGCCGATAAGGGACACCTTCATCATAGATTGCTTGCTATGGGACTTAGCCAAAAACAGGTTGTGATGATAATGTATTTTATAAGTGCAGTACTTGGAACATTTGCGGTAATAGCTATGCAGGTAAATAGTCAGAGGTCATATTTTTTGCTTTTAATAGTTATGATTATATTGATAATTACAGCGTGGAAATGCGGCTTTTTTAAGCACAGGGAATAG
- a CDS encoding acetyl-CoA C-acetyltransferase, translating into MKDVVIVSAVRTAIGKFGGTLKNTPTTELGSIVIKEAIKRAGIKPGDVDEVMMGNVLQAGEGQNPTRIASLRAGVPDTVPAFTLNKLCGSGMRTVILAAQEIKAGDGDVFVVGGMENMSRAPYILTGARWGYRMGESKIYDHMLADGLFDAINNYHMGVTAENIAEQWHITREDQDKFALESQKKSQAAIEAGRFKDEIVPVTIKNRKGDIVFDTDEFPRFGSTLEALAKLKPSFKKDGTVTAGNSSGINDSAAALVVMSADKAKELGVKPLAKIVSYGTAGLDPKIMGYGPYYATKNALAKTDLTIDDMELIELNEAFASQSLAVSRDLKLDMSKVNVNGGAISLGHPVGASGARILVTLLYEMEKRNCKRGLATLCIGGGMGAATIVERL; encoded by the coding sequence ATGAAAGATGTAGTTATAGTAAGTGCTGTTAGAACAGCAATAGGCAAATTTGGAGGAACTTTAAAAAATACACCAACAACAGAGCTTGGATCAATAGTAATAAAAGAAGCTATAAAAAGAGCTGGAATTAAACCAGGTGATGTCGACGAGGTAATGATGGGAAATGTGCTTCAAGCAGGAGAAGGACAAAATCCAACTAGAATAGCTTCATTAAGAGCAGGAGTACCAGATACAGTACCAGCTTTCACTCTTAATAAATTATGTGGATCAGGAATGAGAACAGTTATATTGGCAGCCCAAGAAATAAAAGCAGGTGACGGAGATGTATTTGTAGTAGGTGGAATGGAAAATATGTCAAGAGCACCATATATACTTACAGGAGCTAGATGGGGTTATAGAATGGGCGAATCCAAGATATATGACCATATGTTAGCTGATGGATTATTCGATGCAATTAACAATTATCATATGGGAGTGACTGCAGAGAATATAGCAGAACAATGGCATATAACTAGAGAAGATCAGGACAAGTTCGCCCTGGAATCTCAGAAGAAATCTCAAGCAGCCATAGAAGCAGGAAGATTTAAGGATGAAATAGTTCCAGTAACAATAAAGAATAGAAAGGGAGATATTGTATTTGATACAGATGAATTCCCTAGATTTGGTTCAACATTAGAAGCACTTGCAAAATTAAAACCATCATTTAAAAAAGATGGAACGGTTACAGCTGGAAACTCATCAGGTATAAATGATTCAGCAGCAGCATTGGTTGTTATGAGTGCTGACAAAGCGAAAGAATTAGGTGTTAAACCACTTGCTAAAATAGTATCATATGGAACAGCAGGATTAGATCCAAAGATAATGGGATATGGTCCATATTATGCAACTAAAAATGCACTTGCTAAAACAGATTTAACAATAGACGACATGGAATTGATAGAATTAAATGAAGCATTTGCATCTCAAAGTTTGGCAGTTTCAAGAGATTTAAAACTTGATATGAGTAAAGTTAATGTAAATGGAGGAGCAATATCACTTGGTCATCCAGTAGGAGCATCAGGAGCAAGAATATTGGTAACATTACTTTATGAAATGGAAAAGAGAAATTGCAAGAGAGGACTCGCAACTCTTTGCATAGGTGGTGGAATGGGTGCTGCCACAATAGTTGAGCGTTTATAG
- the wecB gene encoding non-hydrolyzing UDP-N-acetylglucosamine 2-epimerase, with the protein MDRIKIITIFGTRPEAIKMAPLVKKMRKKPCIESKICVTAQHRQMLDQVLNLFDIEPDFDLNVMKDKQSLTGITSRVLIGLEEIFKSEKPDLVLVHGDTTTTFAGALAAFYQKIRVGHVEAGLRTYDKYFPFPEEMNRKLTGAIADMHFAPTLGSKQNLLREGVNENNIYITGNTVIDAMEFTVDNNYTFNNKELNNIKFDRRKVIMVTAHRRENWGDGIKNICKALKSIIEENKDTELVYLVHLNPVVRDTVYSILGNVDRVHLLEPLDTKETHNLMNKCYMIMTDSGGLQEEAPHLGKPVLVLRNVTERPEAVKAGTVKLVGTDFNKIVECANELIRDKDEYQKMSRAINPYGDGKASSRIVKAILQYFNIEHGEFKEFN; encoded by the coding sequence ATGGATAGAATTAAAATAATAACAATATTCGGAACCAGACCTGAGGCTATAAAGATGGCTCCACTAGTAAAAAAAATGAGAAAAAAACCATGTATAGAAAGTAAAATATGTGTAACTGCACAGCATAGACAGATGTTGGATCAGGTACTTAATTTATTTGATATAGAACCTGACTTTGATCTAAATGTAATGAAGGATAAACAGAGTCTTACGGGAATAACAAGCAGAGTACTGATTGGACTAGAGGAAATATTCAAAAGTGAAAAACCTGATCTGGTTTTAGTTCATGGCGATACAACAACAACGTTTGCAGGAGCACTGGCTGCCTTTTATCAAAAAATTAGAGTTGGTCATGTTGAAGCTGGACTTAGAACATATGATAAATATTTTCCATTTCCAGAGGAGATGAACAGAAAACTTACGGGAGCTATAGCAGATATGCACTTTGCGCCGACTTTGGGATCAAAGCAAAATCTTTTAAGGGAAGGTGTAAATGAAAATAATATATATATAACAGGGAATACAGTAATAGATGCTATGGAATTTACGGTAGATAATAATTACACATTTAACAATAAAGAGTTAAATAATATTAAATTTGATAGAAGAAAAGTTATAATGGTAACAGCGCATAGACGTGAGAATTGGGGAGATGGTATTAAAAATATCTGTAAGGCACTTAAAAGTATTATAGAAGAAAATAAGGATACGGAATTAGTATATTTGGTTCATTTAAATCCTGTTGTGAGGGATACTGTTTATAGTATACTTGGTAATGTAGATAGGGTTCACTTACTTGAACCACTTGATACAAAGGAAACTCATAATTTAATGAATAAGTGCTATATGATTATGACTGATTCTGGTGGACTCCAGGAGGAGGCCCCACATCTTGGTAAACCTGTATTGGTACTTAGAAATGTTACGGAAAGACCGGAAGCGGTAAAAGCCGGGACTGTAAAACTTGTAGGAACAGATTTTAATAAAATAGTTGAATGTGCAAATGAACTCATAAGAGATAAGGATGAATATCAAAAAATGAGTAGAGCAATAAATCCATATGGAGATGGCAAGGCTTCATCTAGAATCGTAAAAGCTATATTACAATATTTTAATATTGAGCATGGAGAATTTAAAGAATTTAACTAG
- a CDS encoding deoxycytidylate deaminase translates to MQRIDKKNYYLDICETILERGTCLRRNFAAIIVKHDEIISTGYTGAPRGRKNCSDIGYCKREELKVPRGTRYELCRSVHAEQNAIISARRQDMLDSTIYLVGKENKTQEYVHNASPCSLCKRFIINAGIKKVIIRESKTDYREIDVSEWIENDESLTGETVY, encoded by the coding sequence ATGCAGAGAATTGATAAAAAAAATTATTATTTAGATATATGTGAGACAATACTGGAAAGAGGTACGTGCCTTAGAAGAAATTTTGCAGCCATAATAGTGAAACATGACGAGATAATATCTACAGGTTACACAGGTGCCCCTAGGGGTAGAAAAAATTGTTCTGATATTGGATACTGTAAGAGGGAAGAATTAAAAGTGCCCAGAGGTACAAGATACGAACTTTGTAGATCTGTTCATGCAGAGCAGAATGCAATTATATCTGCAAGGCGGCAGGATATGCTAGATTCAACAATTTATCTTGTTGGAAAGGAAAATAAGACTCAAGAATATGTACATAATGCGTCTCCATGTTCATTGTGCAAGAGGTTTATAATAAATGCTGGTATTAAGAAGGTTATAATAAGGGAGTCAAAGACTGATTACAGAGAGATAGATGTTAGTGAATGGATTGAAAATGATGAATCATTAACAGGAGAAACTGTATATTAA